The Saccharomyces mikatae IFO 1815 strain IFO1815 genome assembly, chromosome: 13 genome has a segment encoding these proteins:
- the PFK2 gene encoding 6-phosphofructokinase subunit beta (similar to Saccharomyces cerevisiae PFK2 (YMR205C); ancestral locus Anc_6.304), whose protein sequence is MTVTTPFVNGTSYCTVTAYSVQSYKAAIDFYTKFLSLENRSSPDENSTLLSNDSISLKVLLRPDEKTNKNVEVHLKELNSITKSQDWRSHASQSLVFNTSDILAVKDTLNAMNAPLQGYPTELFPMQLYTLDPLGNVVGVTSTKNAVSTKPTPPPAPETAAKSGLSSKVHSYTDLAYRMKTSDTYPSLPKPSNKPQKAIAVMTSGGDAPGMNSNVRAIVRSAIFKGCRAFVVMEGYEGLVRGGPEYIKEFHWEDVRGWSAEGGTNIGTARCMEFKKREGRLLGAQHLIEAGVDALIVCGGDGSLTGADLFRSEWPSLIEELLKTDRISKEQYERMKHLNICGTVGSIDNDMSTTDATIGAYSALDRICKAIDYVEATANSHSRAFVVEVMGRNCGWLALLAGIATSADYIFIPEKPATSSEWQDQMCDIVSKHRSRGKRTTIVVVAEGAIAADLTPISPSDVHKVLVDRLGLDTRITTLGHVQRGGTAVAYDRILATLQGLEAVNAVLESTPDTPSPLIAVNENKIVRKPLMESVKLTKAVAEAIQAKDFKRAMSLRDTEFIEHLNNFMAINSADHNEPKLPKDKRLKIAIVNVGAPAGGINSAVYSMATYCMSQGHRPYAIYNGWSGLARHESVRSLNWKDMLGWQSRGGSEIGTNRVTPEEADLGMIAYYFQKYEFDGLIIVGGFEAFESLHQLERARESYPAFRIPMVLIPATLSNNVPGTEYSLGSDTALNALMEYCDVVKQSASSTRGRAFVVDCQGGNSGYLATYASLAVGAQVSYVPEEGISLEQLSEDIEYLAQSFEKAEGRGRFGKLILKSTNASKALSATKLADVITAEADGRFDAKPAYPGHVQQGGLPSPIDRTRATRMAIKAVGFIEDNQAAIAEARAAEENFNADDKIISDTAAVVGVKGSHVVYNSIRQLYDYETEVSMRMPKVIHWQATRLIADHLVGRKRVD, encoded by the coding sequence ATGACTGTTACTACTCCTTTTGTGAATGGTACTTCTTATTGTACCGTCACTGCATATTCCGTTCAATCTTATAAAGCTGCCATAGATTTTTACACCAAGTTTTTGTCATTGGAAAATCGTTCTTCTCCAGATGAAAACTCTACTTTATTGTCTAACGATTCCATCTCTTTGAAGGTTCTTCTGCGTCCGGATGAAAAAACCaataaaaatgttgaaGTTCATCTAAAGGAACTGAACAGTATCACCAAGTCTCAGGACTGGAGATCCCATGCCTCCCAATCGTTGGTATTTAACACCTCGGACATCTTAGCAGTCAAAGACACTCTTAACGCTATGAACGCTCCTCTTCAAGGTTACCCAACAGAACTTTTCCCAATGCAATTGTACACATTGGACCCATTGGGTAACGTGGTGGGTGTCACTTCTACTAAGAACGCAGTTTCCACCAAGCCAACTCCACCACCTGCACCAGAAACAGCTGCTAAATCCGGTCTGTCATCTAAAGTTCATTCTTACACTGACTTGGCTTATCGTATGAAAACTAGCGACACTTATCCATCTTTACCAAAGCCATCAAACAAGCCTCAAAAGGCCATTGCCGTCATGACTTCTGGTGGTGATGCTCCAGGTATGAACTCTAACGTTAGGGCGATTGTGCGTTCGGCTATTTTCAAGGGATGTCGTGCCTTTGTCGTCATGGAAGGTTACGAAGGTTTGGTCCGTGGTGGTCCAGAGTACATCAAGGAATTTCACTGGGAAGATGTTCGTGGTTGGTCTGCAGAAGGTGGTACCAACATTGGTACCGCTCGTTGCATGGAATTTAAGAAGCGGGAAGGTAGATTGTTAGGAGCTCAACATTTAATTGAAGCTGGTGTCGATGCTTTGATTGTTTGTGGTGGTGACGGTTCTTTAACCGGTGCCGATCTATTTAGATCCGAATGGCCTTCTTTGATCGAAGAATTGTTGAAGACAGACAGAATCTCTAAGGAACAATATGAAAGAATGAAGCATTTGAACATTTGTGGTACTGTGGGTTctattgataatgatatgTCTACCACAGATGCTACCATTGGTGCTTATTCCGCTTTGGACAGAATCTGTAAGGCTATAGACTACGTTGAGGCCACTGCCAACTCTCACTCAAGAGCATTTGTTGTTGAGGTTATGGGTAGAAACTGTGGTTGGTTAGCTCTGTTGGCTGGTATTGCCACTTCCGCTGActatatttttattccaGAAAAGCCTGCCACTTCCAGTGAATGGCAGGACCAAATGTGTGACATTGTCTCGAAGCACAGATCAAGGGGTAAGAGAACCACGAtcgttgttgttgctgagGGTGCCATTGCTGCTGATTTGACTCCAATTTCTCCAAGTGACGTTCATAAAGTTCTTGTTGACAGATTAGGTTTAGATACAAGAATCACTACTCTGGGCCATGTTCAAAGAGGTGGTACTGCTGTTGCTTACGACCGTATCTTGGCTACTTTACAAGGTCTTGAAGCCGTTAATGCCGTTTTGGAATCTACTCCAGACACACCATCTCCATTAATTGCCGTTAATGAGAACAAAATTGTTCGTAAACCATTAATGGAATCTGTCAAGTTGACCAAAGCTGTTGCGGAAGCTATTCAAGCTAAGGATTTCAAGAGAGCAATGTCTCTGAGAGACACTGAGTTCATTGAACATCTCAACAATTTCATGGCAATCAATTCTGCTGACCACAACGAACCAAAGCTACCAAAGGACAAGAGATTGAAGATCGCCATTGTCAATGTTGGTGCTCCAGCAGGCGGTATCAACTCTGCAGTTTACTCAATGGCTACTTACTGTATGTCTCAAGGTCACAGACCATATGCCATCTACAATGGTTGGTCCGGTTTGGCAAGACACGAGAGTGTTCGTTCTTTGAACTGGAAGGATATGTTAGGATGGCAATCTCGTGGTGGTTCTGAAATTGGTACCAATAGAGTCACCCCAGAAGAAGCTGATCTAGGTATGATTGCTTActatttccaaaaatacGAATTTGATGGTTTGATCATCGTTGGTGGTTTCGAAGCTTTTGAATCTTTACATCAACTAGAAAGAGCAAGAGAAAGTTATCCAGCTTTCAGAATTCCAATGGTCTTGATACCTGCTACTTTGTCTAACAACGTTCCAGGTACCGAATACTCTTTGGGTTCTGATACCGCTTTGAATGCTTTGATGGAATACTGTGACGTTGTTAAGCAATCCGCTTCGTCCACCAGAGGTAGAGCTTTCGTTGTCGATTGTCAAGGTGGTAACTCCGGTTATTTGGCTACTTACGCATCTTTGGCTGTTGGTGCTCAAGTCTCTTATGTCCCAGAAGAAGGTATTTCATTAGAACAGTTATCTGAAGATATTGAGTACTTAGCTCAATCTTTCGAAAAGGCTGAAGGTAGAGGTAGATTTGGTAAACTAATTTTGAAGAGCACAAACGCATCCAAGGCTTTATCAGCCACTAAATTGGCGGACGTTATTACTGCTGAGGCTGATGGTAGATTTGATGCTAAGCCAGCTTATCCAGGCCATGTACAACAAGGTGGTTTGCCATCTCCAATCGATAGAACCAGAGCTACTAGGATGGCCATTAAAGCTGTTGGTTTCATCGAAGACAACCAAGCTGCCATTGCTGAAGCTCGTGCTGCcgaagaaaatttcaatgcTGATGACAAGATCATATCAGACACTGCTGCTGTCGTCGGTGTTAAGGGTTCTCACGTTGTTTACAACTCCATTAGACAATTGTATGACTATGAAACAGAAGTTTCCATGAGAATGCCAAAGGTCATCCACTGGCAAGCTACCAGGCTCATCGCTGACCATTTGGTTGGTAGAAAGAGAGTTGATTAA
- the SMKI13G3280 gene encoding uncharacterized protein (similar to Saccharomyces cerevisiae YMR206W and YNR014W; ancestral locus Anc_6.309) has product MLSTSSNRPISAHLTIHYKPIQEEEENEMRSGTRGGKHHDDYLPERNRSPTPNKKHEFIRTVLNINDNDSGLSESCSPRKELPNGGAGNADLLGDFISKRQQRLSNSMNIYDLYQCVHNLSPNSNNHQFIARRFSESHIPSLHHRQQQQSTRAKNFVQSPKDIQRIASYAADSDQRVMYLPNYHQSAPSTALSVAEQRAAKPRKLPNNDSTEKYILQLELSSCGSQPISPKTQSEFRPSCSSSNCSSSSSSSVSSSVSVSDPNNITAYETHNVRPQFPNDQPLDISSPCTRHHHRRNSIAVKFDKALYKKTTR; this is encoded by the coding sequence ATGTTGAGTACGAGTAGCAACAGACCAATATCTGCGCATCTAACCATCCATTACAAACCTATTcaggaggaggaggagaATGAGATGAGAAGCGGAACCAGGGGAGGCAAGCATCATGATGACTATCTTCCGGAGAGAAACAGGTCTCCTACCCCTAACAAGAAACATGAGTTTATTAGAACGGTGCTCAATATCAACGACAACGATAGCGGACTTTCAGAGTCCTGCTCGCCAAGAAAGGAGTTGCCTAATGGGGGGGCCGGGAACGCAGACCTACTTGGAGACTTCATTTCTAAAAGACAGCAGAGACTGTCTAATTCAATGAATATATACGATCTTTACCAATGTGTGCACAATCTGTCTCCTAACAGCAATAACCATCAGTTCATAGCCAGAAGATTCAGCGAGTCTCATATTCCCTCCTTGCATCATCGTCAGCAGCAACAATCAACAAGGGCGAAAAACTTTGTACAGTCTCCCAAGGATATCCAAAGGATCGCTTCATACGCGGCAGATTCCGACCAAAGAGTCATGTATTTACCAAACTATCACCAGTCTGCTCCCTCCACGGCCCTATCAGTAGCGGAACAGAGAGCGGCTAAACCAAGAAAACTCCCAAACAACGACAGCacagaaaaatacataCTACAACTGGAACTCTCGTCGTGCGGCTCCCAGCCAATATCACCAAAGACTCAGTCGGAATTCCGTCCTTCCTGCTCTTCTTCCAACTGCtcgtcatcttcgtcatcatctGTATCTTCATCTGTCTCTGTCTCAGATCCGAATAACATAACAGCTTATGAAACGCATAATGTCCGCCCCCAGTTCCCTAATGACCAGCCTCTAGACATTTCCAGTCCTTGTACAAGACACCATCATAGAAGGAACTCCATTGCTGTAAAATTTGACAAGGCTTTGTATAAAAAAACGACAAGATAG
- the HFA1 gene encoding acetyl-CoA carboxylase HFA1 (similar to Saccharomyces cerevisiae HFA1 (YMR207C) and ACC1 (YNR016C); ancestral locus Anc_6.311) encodes MRSIRKWAYETFNDEKIIKFVVMATPHDLLANSEYIRMADQYVQVPGGTNNNNYANIDLILEVAQQTNVDAVWAGWGHASENPYLPELLASSQRKIVFIGPPGHAMRSLGDKISSTIIAQSAKIPCIPWSGSRLDTIQIDNQTRYVSVPDDVYMKGCCSSPEDALQKAKLIGFPVMIKASEGGGGKGIRQVDKEDDFIAYYRQAVNETPGSPMFVMKVVTDARHLEVQLLADQYGTNVTLFGRDCSIQRRHQKVIEEAPVTITKPETFRRMERAAIRLGELVGYVSAGTVEYLYSPKDDKFYFLELNPRLQVEHPTTEMISGVNIPAAQLQIAMGIPMHRISDIRKLYGLNPMETSWVDFKNLRRPSPKGHCISCRITSEDPNEGFKPSTGKLHELNFRSSSNVWGYFSVGNNGAIHSFSDSQFGHIFAIGNDRQDARQNMILALKDFSIRGEFKTPVEYLVELLETQDFDSNNISTGWLDSIILRGLSPGNKLDHMLAVICGAAMKAYNFIEEIRNKYLQLLRRGQVPSKDLLKTKFPIDFIFNNNKYLFIVTQSSKEQFTLSINNSQCEVNIQKLSSDCLLISVDGKCHTVYWKDDIGGTRLSVDSNTIFLETELNPTRMISPTPGKLMKYLVSSGDHVSTGQQYAEIEIMKMQMPLIAKTDGIIELLRQPGSVIDAGDVVAKLTLDAPSKVNESFLYHGELPALGPPLIEGSRPVHKLKTLTRRLENILMGYNENVAIEITLKELIKTLRDYRLPYSEWGSQISAVRNRLPRQLNEELENLVEKSASFPAKELHNLMTHYMEESMGDQVLYAALKPLLEISERYCDGLINHECEVFLRLINSYHAVEKIFENNDVDEERNLLDLRRKDLGNPKDVMSISLSHANVSGKNKLVISILHEYEPLCQDLSKVSLKFRTLLHNLATLESKWTKEVAIKARSMLLKGSLPPIEKRKDYIEALLQMHIHELGGEKSHNKEIYKCMEDFDNLMHSNLVQLQDLFFFFGHHNVLFSSIASEIYVKCAYSRSHLEGINNHKENPNILMSWQFGSSTSVLLKSFSDSDDVKGSPESTQSGESLPKNFVFLVNMTDLNCLEKSLDDVCEVAHTPGKRLANVQLSLIINVLSSVRYKNEEDLIKILRIKLHENEKRLTELRINRITFAFTVGNMPFTKFYSFNGTTYDEISQIRNLDPSHEVPLELGKMSNYKIRSLSTYGHNVCIFEGISKISPLDKRFFIRKVIDSFRYDHQKTSRGNLQTEIDTQVAYMLEHLESVDTSNSDLNHMFLNFNAYFIVSVHHFEDIVERVLKTHEIKLFQERVTDIEIRIFIECPETKSPAPVRLLISNKSGYVMKIEAYYEVMGKNGNLVLEPCSKHGHYSRKPVLLPYAVKDSLQPKRYKAQFMGTTYVYDYPDLFRQAAIQQWKRYFPKHRLKEGFFSWVELIELNGELIKVNREPGLNNVGMVAFEVMVQTPEYPNGRNMIVISNDITYNIGSFGPKEDLFFEKVTNYAREKGIPRIYLAANSGAKLGIAEELIPLFRVAWNDPSDPTKGFRYLYLAPKDMQLLKDSGKENSVVVEHRMVYGEERYIIKTIVGFEEGLGVECLQGSGLIAGATSKAYKDIFTITAVTCRSVGIGSYLVRLGQRTIQVEGKPIILTGASAINKVLGTDVYTSNLQIGGTQIMYKNGIAHLTASNDMKAIEQVMTWLSYVPAKRDMTPPLLETMDRWDRDVDFKPEKQVPYEARWLIEGKLGSDDDFQCGLFDKGSFFETLSGWAKGVIVGRARLGGIPVGVIAVETKTIEEIIPADPANLNSSEFLVKEAGQVWYPNSAFKTAQSINDFNYGEQLPLIILANWRGFSGGQRDMYNEVLKYGSFIVDALVDYKQPILIYIPPFGELRGGSWVVVDPTINPEQMEMYADVESRGGVLEPDGVVSIKYRKEKMIETMIRLDSTYGHLRRTLTEKKLSLEKQNDLTKRLKVRERQLMPIYNQISIQFADLHDRSTRMLIKGVIRKELEWKKSRRFLYWRLRRRMNEARVIKVLQQKTCDKKMKMKHGDLLKMVQSWYSGLDVNDDRAVAEFIERNSKKIDKNIEEFEISLFIDELKRKFEDKSGNIVLEELTKLVDSRRKR; translated from the coding sequence ATGAGATCGATAAGAAAGTGGGCATACGAAACAttcaatgatgaaaagatcATAAAATTCGTGGTAATGGCCACACCACATGATTTACTAGCAAATTCAGAGTATATTAGAATGGCGGACCAGTATGTACAAGTTCCAGGTGGTAcgaataataataattatGCCAATATAGATTTGATATTGGAGGTAGCTCAGCAAACAAATGTGGATGCGGTTTGGGCTGGGTGGGGACATGCCTCCGAGAACCCGTATTTGCCTGAGCTACTGGCTAGTTCACAAAGGAAAATAGTGTTCATTGGTCCTCCTGGACACGCAATGAGATCTCTAGGCGACAAAATTTCTTCCACTATTATAGCTCAAAGCGCTAAAATCCCGTGTATTCCTTGGTCCGGTTCACGTTTAGACACTATTCAAATTGACAACCAAACCAGATACGTATCTGTTCCAGATGACGTGTATATGAAGGGATGTTGCTCCTCACCTGAGGATGCTTTGCAAAAGGCTAAATTAATAGGATTTCCTGTAATGATTAAGGCATCTGAAGGTGGTGGAGGCAAAGGCATAAGACAAGTGGACAAGGAGGATGATTTTATTGCATATTATCGCCAAGCTGTTAATGAGACTCCCGGGTCACCAATGTTTGTTATGAAAGTTGTCACAGATGCGCGTCATCTAGAAGTGCAATTGTTAGCTGATCAATATGGAACTAACGTTACATTGTTTGGGAGAGATTGTTCTATACAAAGACGGCATCAAAAAGTTATAGAAGAGGCACCCGTGACCATAACCAAGCCTGAAACTTTTCGTAGGATGGAACGTGCTGCAATTCGTTTAGGTGAATTGGTTGGTTATGTTTCTGCGGGCACTGTTGAATATTTATATTCACcaaaagatgataaattttattttttagaaTTGAACCCAAGATTACAAGTAGAGCATCCAACCACTGAAATGATCTCTGGTGTAAATATTCCTGCCGCACAACTGCAAATTGCTATGGGGATTCCTATGCACAGGATAAGTGATATCAGGAAACTTTATGGTTTAAATCCAATGGAAACATCTTGGGTtgacttcaaaaatttaagAAGACCTTCACCTAAGGGACATTGTATTTCATGTAGAATTACTTCTGAAGATCCTAATGAAGGTTTCAAACCATCAACTGGGAAGCTCCATGAGCTTAATTTtcgttcttcttccaaCGTTTGGGGTTATTTTTCCGTAGGAAATAATGGTGCCATTCATTCATTTTCAGATTCTCAATTCGGCCATATATTCGCAATAGGAAATGATAGACAGGATGCAAGGCAGAACATGATTTTAGCTCTAAAAGATTTTTCCATTAGAGGAGAATTCAAAACACCTGTGGAATATTTGGTTGAGTTATTGGAGACTCAGGACTTCGATAGCAACAACATATCAACTGGTTGGTTGGATAGTATAATTCTGAGAGGTCTGTCCCCAGGTAACAAATTAGATCATATGCTTGCTGTTATTTGTGGAGCAGCGATGAAAGCATACAATTTCATAGAAGAAATAAGGAATAAGTACTTGCAATTATTACGGAGAGGCCAAGTTCCGTCTAAAGATTTGCTGAAGACAAAGTTTCCTATTgactttattttcaataacaACAAGTATTTGTTCATTGTTACACAATCATCTAAAGAGCAATTTACACTCTCTATTAATAATTCCCAATGTGAAGTtaatattcaaaaactaTCCAGCGACTGTCTATTGATATCCGTTGACGGTAAATGTCACACAGTTTATTGGAAGGATGATATTGGAGGTACAAGACTTTCTGTAGATTCGAATACTATATTTTTGGAAACCGAACTCAACCCTACTCGTATGATCTCTCCAACTCCAGGAAAACTGATGAAATATCTGGTTTCAAGTGGTGACCACGTCTCAACTGGACAGCAGTATGCCGAAATAGAAATCATGAAAATGCAGATGCCTTTAATAGCGAAGACTGATGGTATCATTGAATTGTTAAGACAGCCTGGTTCCGTTATTGACGCTGGCGATGTTGTAGCCAAATTAACTCTGGATGCACCTTCCAAAGTCAACGAATCATTTTTGTACCATGGAGAGTTACCTGCTTTAGGTCCACCGTTGATAGAAGGTAGCCGACCAGTCCATAAACTCAAAACCTTAACACGTAGGTTAGAAAATATTCTCATGGGATATAATGAAAACGTCGCGATAGAAATAACTTTAAAGGAGTTGATAAAAACCTTAAGAGATTACAGGCTTCCTTATTCAGAATGGGGATCTCAAATCTCGGCAGTACGTAATAGATTACCAAGACAATTGAATGAAGAACTAGAAAATTTAGTTGAAAAATCTGCTTCTTTTCCTGCTAAGGAACTGCACAACTTGATGACCCACTACATGGAAGAAAGTATGGGTGACCAAGTCCTTTATGCTGCCTTGAAACCGCTTCTTGAAATTAGTGAAAGATATTGTGACGGTTTGATTAACCATGAATGTGAAGTTTTTTTGAGGTTAATCAACAGTTACCATGCTGttgagaaaatttttgaaaataatgatgtggatgaagaaagaaatttacTCGATCTGcgaagaaaagatttaGGAAATCCAAAAGATGTTATGAGTATAAGTTTATCGCATGCTAATGTATCTGGAAAGAATAAGTTGGTCATTTCAATTTTGCACGAATATGAGCCCTTATGTCAAGATTTATCTAAAGTGTCATTGAAATTCAGGACTCTTTTACATAATTTAGCAACCTTAGAATCCAAGTGGACGAAAGAAGTTGCTATAAAGGCAAGATCAATGCTACTTAAAGGATCTTTGCCTCCTatagaaaagagaaaagattaCATTGAAGCTCTCCTGCAAATGCATATACACGAATTAGGTGGCGAAAAGTCCCATAACAAggaaatatataaatgcATGGAggattttgataatttgaTGCATTCAAATTTGGTACAATTGCAGgatttattctttttttttggccatcataatgttcttttttctagtATTGCGTCGGAGATTTATGTAAAGTGTGCTTATAGCCGCAGTCATTTGGAAGGTATCAATAATCACAAGGAAAACCCTAACATACTAATGTCTTGGCAATTCGGCTCCTCAACAAGTGTTTTGCTCAAATCTTTTAGCGACAGTGATGACGTTAAAGGATCTCCTGAATCCACTCAATCCGGTGAGAGTTTACCGAAGAATTTCGTCTTTCTTGTTAATATGACTGACCTAAACTGTTTGGAAAAGTCGTTGGATGATGTATGTGAAGTGGCTCATACCCCTGGAAAGAGACTGGCTAACGTTCAGCTCTCCCTTATTATAAATGTTTTATCTTCTGTTCGATACAAAAATGAGGAGGATCTAATTAAAATTCTGAGAATTAAACTTCATGAAAATGAGAAGCGCTTAACTGAACTGAGGATTAATCGTATCACGTTCGCATTTACGGTGGGGAATATGCCATTTACCAAATTCTATTCGTTTAATGGGACTACGTATGATGAAATTTCTCAAATAAGAAACTTGGATCCATCCCACGAAGTACCGTTAGAGCTAGGGAAAATGTCGAACTATAAAATCAGATCTCTGTCCACATACGGTCATAATGTATGCATTTTCGAGGGTATTAGCAAAATTTCGCCGCTGGATAAAAGGTTCTTTATAAGAAAGGTTATAGACTCTTTCAGATATGATCACCAGAAAACAAGCCGGGGAAACTTGCAAACAGAAATCGATACCCAGGTTGCTTATATGTTGGAGCATTTAGAGTCAGTTGATACCTCAAATTCTGACTTGAATCATATGTTTCTAAATTTCAACGCTTATTTCATCGTGTCAGTACATCATTTCGAAGATATTGTAGAAAGAGTTTTGAAAACACATGAAATTAAGTTGTTTCAAGAAAGAGTCACAGATATAGAAATTCGTATCTTCATCGAGTGTCCAGAAACCAAGAGCCCAGCCCCAGTTAGGTTGCTTATTTCCAATAAATCAGGATATGTGATGAAAATTGAAGCATATTATGAAGTGATGGGGAAAAATGGTAATCTGGTGCTAGAACCGTGTAGTAAACATGGGCATTACAGTCGGAAGCCTGTCTTGTTGCCCTATGCGGTGAAGGATTCATTACAACCTAAGAGATATAAAGCTCAATTCATGGGTACAACGTACGTGTACGACTATCCAGATCTGTTTCGTCAAGCGGCAATTCAACAGTGGAAAAGATATTTCCCTAAACATAGACTAAAGGAAGGATTTTTTAGCTGGGTTGAATTGATAGAGCTAAATGGAGAACTGATCAAGGTAAACAGAGAACCTGGTCTTAATAATGTAGGAATGGTTGCATTTGAGGTAATGGTTCAGACACCTGAATATCCGAATGGACGTAATATGATTGTGATTTCAAATGATATTACTTACAATATCGGATCTTTTGGACCAAAGGAAGACctcttctttgaaaaagtcaCAAATTATGCAAGGGAGAAGGGGATCCCGAGGATATATTTAGCGGCCAATTCAGGTGCTAAGCTTGGTATAGCCGAAGAATTGATCCCATTGTTTCGCGTAGCATGGAATGATCCCTCTGATCCAACAAAGGGTTTCCGATATTTATACTTAGCTCCAAAAGACATGCAGCTTCTGAAAGATTCCGGGAAAGAAAACTCTGTCGTTGTCGAACACAGGATGGTATATGGTGAAGAGAGATATATCATTAAAACAATAGTCGGGTTTGAGGAAGGTCTAGGTGTTGAGTGCTTGCAGGGCTCGGGTTTGATCGCCGGTGCCACTTCGAAAGCGTACAAAGACATTTTTACTATTACAGCGGTTACTTGTAGGTCAGTTGGTATAGGATCCTATCTAGTTAGACTAGGACAACGGACTATTCAGGTTGAGGGTAAGCCTATCATATTAACAGGAGCATCAGCGATTAATAAAGTTTTGGGAACAGATGTCTATACATCCAATCTACAAATAGGTGGTACACAGATCATGTACAAAAACGGGATAGCCCATTTAACTGCTAGTAATGATATGAAAGCCATCGAGCAAGTAATGACATGGTTATCATATGTCCCTGCGAAAAGAGATATGACTCCTCCATTGCTCGAAACTATGGATAGATGGGATAGGGATGTCGACTTCAAACCTGAAAAACAAGTGCCGTATGAGGCAAGGTGGCTAATAGAGGGTAAACTGGGTTCAGATGATGACTTTCAATGTGGTCTATTTGATAAaggttcattttttgagaCATTATCTGGATGGGCCAAAGGTGTGATTGTGGGAAGAGCACGTCTTGGAGGTATTCCCGTGGGTGTGATTGCAGTCGAAACTAAGACTATCGAAGAAATAATCCCCGCTGATCCAGCTAACTTGAATTCATCTGAATTTTTAGTCAAAGAAGCGGGGCAAGTTTGGTATCCAAACTCTGCATTCAAAACAGCACAAAGTATAAATGACTTTAACTATGGTGAGCAATTACCGTTGATTATTTTAGCCAACTGGAGGGGTTTTTCTGGTGGTCAAAGGGATATGTATAATGAAGTACTGAAGTATGGCTCCTTTATTGTTGATGCTCTTGTTGATTACAAACAGCCTATATTAATATACATCCCTCCCTTTGGTGAACTAAGGGGAGGATCATGGGTTGTAGTAGATCCCACCATTAATCCGGAACAAATGGAAATGTATGCTGATGTTGAATCTAGGGGGGGCGTCTTAGAACCTGATGGAGTAGTTAGTATAAAATATCGTAAGGAAAAAATGATAGAGACAATGATTCGATTAGATTCCACATATGGGCATTTAAGAAGAACGTTGACCGAAAAAAAGCTGTCTTTGGAGAAACAGAATGATCTTACCAAGAGATTAAAAGTAAGAGAGAGACAGTTGATGCCAATTTATAATCAAATTAGTATACAATTTGCAGATTTGCATGATAGATCTACTAGGATGTTAATCAAAGGGGTAATTCGAAAGGAACTAGAATGGAAAAAGTCACGTAGGTTTTTGTATTGGAGATTGAGGAGGAGAATGAATGAGGCACGAGTGATTAAAGtattacaacaaaaaacatgtgacaaaaaaatgaaaatgaagcaTGGTGACTTGTTGAAAATGGTTCAATCATGGTATAGTGGCCTGGATGTAAATGATGACAGAGCAGTAGCAGAATttatagaaagaaattcgAAAAAAATCGACAAGAACATTGAAGAGTTTGAAATCTCGCTGTTTATCGATGAACTCAAGAGGAAATTTGAGGATAAGAGCGGAAACATTGTCCTTGAAGAGTTAACTAAGTTGGTGGAcagtagaagaaaaagatga